A window of the Chaetodon trifascialis isolate fChaTrf1 chromosome 9, fChaTrf1.hap1, whole genome shotgun sequence genome harbors these coding sequences:
- the LOC139336083 gene encoding extracellular calcium-sensing receptor-like, which translates to MLGGIFFFHSRWKDRQDTYMHKPLPLQCTSLNFRGFQFAQAMLFAIEEINNSTDLLPGISLGYKIYDACGSISRGVRVALALANGNKVVSSPYEAPCARPAQVQAIIGVTSSSPCMAISTVIGPFHIPLISHFATCACLSDKTKYPSFLRTIPSDYYQSRALAQLVKHLGWTWVGAIRSNDDYGNNGMATFTETAQQLGICLEYSVSFFRTDPPDKIRKIIDIIKASTSNVIVAFLSPMDMDVLIHALSHHNLTGYQWVGSEGWISDSQPAVIDRHHILDGAIGLSIPKAHVSGMREFMLDVKPLNISSNKMFTKFWETLFRCKFNRSKSPAVNQSECTGHEDLTGVQNSFTDMSLMPLFYNVYKGVYAVAHALHSILGCSKTCNNKMQLDPFTILQHIRKIRFKTKEGDEVYFNENGDPAAKYEIINWQPTERGIVDFVPVGLYDASLPADKQLNVQQRSIIWAQNSQQVPLSVCSEKCPPGTRKGLQKGKPICCYDCLKCAEGEISNITDSITCVSCDPEFWSNERRDACVKKEAEFLSYEEIMGALLTAASLLGTCLTAVVAFIFFRYRQTPIVRANNSELSFLLLFSLTLCFLCSLTFIGRPSEWSCMLRHAAFGITFVLCISCVLGKTIVVLMAFRATLPGSNVMKWFGPAQQKLSVLGFTLIQVVICILWLMISPPFPFKNFKMFNDKIILECALGSAVGFWAVLGYIGLLAMLCFFLAFLARKLPDNFNEAKFITFSMLIFCAVWITFIPAYVSSPGKFSVAVEIFAILASSFGLLICIFIPKCYIILLKPEKNTKKNMMGKGH; encoded by the exons TTTGAATTTCCGAGGGTTCCAGTTTGCCCAGGCTATGCTCTTTGCTATAGAGGAGATTAACAACAGCACAGACCTATTGCCTGGCATCTCTCTGGGTTACAAGATCTATGATGCCTGTGGCTCCATTTCCAGAGGAGTGAGAGTGGCACTGGCTTTGGCTAATGGTAACAAAGTTGTATCTTCACCCTACGAGGCACCATGTGCCAGACCTGCCCAAGTGCAGGCCATCATAGGAGTGACCTCTTCGTCTCCTTGCATGGCTATATCTACTGTCATTGGACCCTTTCATATCCCACTG ATCAGCCACTTTGCTACTTGTGCTTGTCTCAGTGATAAAACCAAGTATCCATCCTTCCTCAGAACAATACCCAGTGACTACTACCAGAGCAGAGCTCTGGCCCAGTTGGTCAAGCACCTTGGGTGGACTTGGGTTGGAGCTATCAGATCAAATGATGATTACGGCAATAATGGCATGGCCACATTTACTGAAACTGCCCAGCAGCTGGGTATCTGTCTGGAGTATTCTGTATCTTTCTTTCGAACAGATCCACCAGACAAAATAAGAAAGATCATTGACATTATCAAAGCTTCCACTTCCAATGTGATTGTTGCTTTCCTCTCCCCCATGGATATGGATGTACTGATACATGCGTTGTCTCACCACAACTTGACTGGGTACCAGTGGGTAGGCAGTGAAGGCTGGATCTCTGATTCCCAGCCTGCAGTCATTGATAGGCATCACATCCTGGATGGTGCCATCGGTCTGTCTATCCCCAAAGCACATGTCAGTGGCATGAGAGAGTTCATGTTGGATGTGAAGCCGCTCAATATATCAAGTAATAAGATGTTCACAAAGTTTTGGGAGACATTATTTAGATGTAAGTTCAATCGGTCAAAGTCACCAGCAGTGAATCAGAGTGAATGTACTGGACATGAAGATCTGACTGGAGTGCAAAACAGCTTCACTGATATGTCACTCATGCCTCTTTTTTACAACGTCTATAAAGGAGTGTATGCTGTGGCCCACGCACTTCACAGTATTCTTGGCTGTAGTAAAACATGCAACAACAAGATGCAGCTAGATCCATTTACG attttacagcacaTAAGAAAGATTCGGTTCAAAACGAAGGAAGGAGATGAGGTTTACTTTAATGAGAATGGAGACCCAGCAGCAAAGTATGAAATTATAAACTGGCAGCCGACAGAAAGAGGCATTGTGGACTTTGTCCCAGTTGGTCTGTATGATGCATCTttacctgcagacaaacagctgaatgtgcAACAAAGGTCTATAATCTGGGCTCAGAACTCACAACAG GTGCCTTtgtcagtttgcagtgagaaaTGTCCACCAGGAACTCGTAAGGGTCTGCAGAAAGGAAAGCCTATCTGCTGCTATGactgtttaaaatgtgcagagggagaaataagCAACATTACAG ATTCCATCACATGTGTGAGTTGTGACCCTGAGTTCTGGTCAAATGAGAGAAGAGATGCTTGTGTAAAAAAGGAGGCAGAGTTTTTATCATATGAAGAAATTATGGGAGCTCTGCTCACTGCTGCCTCTCTACTTGGAACATGTCTGACTGCTGTTGTGGCGTTCATTTTCTTCAGATACAGGCAGACTCCTATTGTCAGGGCCAacaactctgagctgagcttcctgctgctcttctccttgactctgtgtttcctgtgctctCTGACCTTCATCGGCCGGCCCTCGGAGTGGTCCTGCATGCTGCGACACGCAGCGTTCGGCATCACCTTTGTCCTCTGCATCTCGTGTGTTCTGGGGAAAACAATAGTGGTGTTAATGGCCTTCAGAGCCACACTTCCAGGTAGTAATGTGATGAAATGGTTTGGGCCTGCTCAGCAGAAACTCAGTGTTCTGGGTTTCACTCTTATACAAGTTGTCATATGTATCCTCTGGTTAATGATTTCTCCCCCTTTTCCATTTAAGAATTTTAAGATGTTTAATGACAAAATCATCTTAGAGTGCGCTCTGGGCTCAGCTGTAGGCTTCTGGGCTGTACTTGGGTACATAGGACTTCTGgccatgttatgtttttttctggccttTCTGGCTCGGAAACTGCCTGATAATTTCAATGAAGCCAAATTCATcaccttcagcatgctgatattctgCGCAGTATGGATCACTTTTATCCCAGCGTATGTCAGCTCTCCAGGGAAAttcagtgttgctgtggagATATTTGCTATTCTGGCTTCAAGTTTTGGACTACTGATCTGTATTTTTATTCCAAAATGTTATATCATCTTactgaaaccagagaagaatACAAAGAAGAATATGATGGGGAAGGGGCACTAA